The following proteins come from a genomic window of Coriobacteriia bacterium:
- a CDS encoding MATE family efflux transporter codes for MAEHHRRDSFKDVSVTSGNLWRQVMLYVLPLMGGSLFQQLYTTIDAVILGQFVSALALGAVDSTFSIVRLLVNLFMGLSTGATIVIAQLWGAQKDREVGTAVHTAVAFSLVGGALITVLGLVVSAPMLHLLNTPPENWDYAVTFIRIYFCGMIPLLTYNMCAAILRAVGDSRRPFFFLVVSCLVNIVLDLLFVPVLGWGVAGTALATVLAETSAAVLTVITLMRETHAYRLVVRKIRFHGPMLRRMVGLGLPTGIQSALYPVSNAVVQWGINGLGAQAVAGAALAGKIDLFMWLVLDAFGIAITTFVAQNYGAGLNMRARKSVRVCIVLSVALLLPLSVLLYCFGGNLAMLFTPDVTAVDECRHILMFLAPFYWTFVFVEVLSGAIRGTGETVKPMIVTLVGTCLLRIAWILLVVPLDRTIITVMAVYPVTWGATALAFIAYYRLGKWRRAIYVPDRVLAAASQDEGRA; via the coding sequence ATGGCCGAGCATCACAGGCGCGATTCGTTCAAGGACGTCTCCGTCACGTCGGGCAACCTGTGGCGGCAGGTCATGCTCTACGTGCTGCCGCTCATGGGCGGCTCGCTGTTCCAGCAGCTCTACACGACGATCGACGCCGTCATTCTCGGCCAGTTCGTCTCGGCGCTCGCCCTGGGCGCCGTCGACTCCACGTTCTCCATCGTCCGCTTGCTCGTCAACCTGTTCATGGGGCTGTCGACGGGCGCGACCATCGTTATAGCCCAGCTGTGGGGCGCCCAGAAGGATCGCGAGGTGGGTACCGCCGTTCACACGGCCGTCGCCTTCTCGCTGGTGGGAGGCGCGCTCATCACGGTGCTGGGACTCGTCGTCTCTGCTCCGATGCTCCATCTGCTGAACACGCCGCCCGAGAACTGGGATTACGCCGTCACGTTCATCCGCATCTACTTCTGCGGCATGATCCCACTGCTGACGTATAACATGTGCGCCGCCATCCTGCGCGCCGTTGGTGACTCGCGGCGCCCGTTCTTCTTCCTCGTTGTGAGCTGCCTCGTCAACATCGTGCTCGACCTGCTGTTCGTGCCCGTGCTGGGCTGGGGCGTCGCTGGCACCGCCCTGGCGACCGTGCTCGCCGAGACGAGCGCCGCCGTGCTGACCGTCATCACGCTCATGCGCGAGACGCACGCCTATCGGCTTGTCGTGCGCAAGATCCGCTTCCACGGTCCCATGCTGCGGCGCATGGTGGGCCTCGGTCTGCCGACGGGCATCCAGTCGGCGCTGTACCCGGTGAGCAACGCCGTCGTGCAGTGGGGCATCAACGGCCTGGGCGCCCAGGCGGTGGCGGGCGCGGCGCTTGCGGGCAAAATCGATCTGTTCATGTGGCTCGTGCTCGACGCGTTTGGCATCGCCATCACGACGTTCGTAGCGCAGAACTATGGCGCTGGCCTCAACATGCGGGCGCGCAAGAGCGTACGTGTGTGCATCGTCCTGTCGGTGGCGCTGCTGCTGCCGCTGAGCGTGCTGCTGTACTGCTTTGGCGGCAACCTGGCCATGCTGTTCACGCCTGACGTCACGGCCGTCGACGAGTGCCGGCACATTCTTATGTTCCTGGCGCCGTTCTACTGGACGTTCGTGTTCGTCGAGGTTCTGTCCGGTGCCATCCGCGGCACGGGCGAGACGGTGAAGCCGATGATCGTGACGCTCGTGGGCACGTGCCTGCTGCGCATCGCGTGGATCCTACTCGTCGTGCCGCTCGACCGCACGATCATCACCGTCATGGCTGTCTACCCGGTGACGTGGGGCGCGACGGCCCTCGCGTTCATTGCGTACTACCGGCTGGGCAAATGGCGCCGCGCCATCTACGTGCCTGACCGCGTGCTGGCTGCGGCATCGCAGGATGAGGGTCGCGCATAG
- a CDS encoding YqhA family protein: MAPTPTDAETPATTATQAPVPESGALPSAADAVVSRAQQARAERDVRHTRHHSELGRKLVGSSRFLAIIPSFGLFVAAIALTIATLVAAVNVTIEAIGGHLSMQDMLVDYIEYADFFLLSIVLYIMSIGLYSLFIDDEVELPSWLEIHDLDDLKEKLIGVIVVVMGVFFLGRLIHGAEPLDLLCMGIGVGAVIMALAYFVRHVMVAHKFIAAQSDDDDEEGAPHNGTPFPTPRG; this comes from the coding sequence ATGGCACCCACGCCCACCGACGCCGAGACACCCGCCACCACCGCCACTCAGGCCCCCGTGCCCGAGTCCGGCGCACTCCCCTCAGCCGCCGACGCCGTCGTCTCGCGCGCGCAGCAGGCGCGCGCCGAGCGGGACGTCCGCCACACGCGCCATCACTCGGAGCTCGGCCGCAAGCTCGTGGGCTCGTCGCGCTTCCTCGCCATCATCCCGAGCTTCGGCCTGTTCGTTGCCGCCATCGCGCTGACGATCGCCACGCTCGTCGCGGCCGTCAACGTCACGATCGAGGCCATCGGCGGCCACCTCAGCATGCAGGACATGCTCGTGGACTACATCGAGTACGCCGACTTCTTCCTGCTGTCCATCGTGCTGTACATCATGAGTATCGGTCTGTACTCGCTGTTCATCGACGACGAGGTCGAGCTGCCCTCCTGGCTCGAGATCCACGATCTCGACGACCTCAAGGAGAAGCTCATCGGCGTCATTGTCGTCGTCATGGGCGTGTTCTTCCTCGGGCGCCTCATCCACGGGGCCGAGCCGCTCGACCTGCTGTGCATGGGCATCGGCGTCGGGGCCGTCATCATGGCGCTTGCTTACTTCGTGCGCCACGTCATGGTCGCCCACAAGTTCATCGCCGCGCAGTCCGACGACGATGACGAAGAGGGCGCGCCGCACAACGGCACGCCCTTCCCGACCCCTCGCGGATAG
- a CDS encoding ABC transporter permease has protein sequence MSLKNRTRRRLFSGFGGVYCALVFALLYLPIAVVVINSFNGTTEKPYLTWEGFSLRWYGALFDNDALLRSFGNTMVLALTTMVVATVIGTIAAVGLYRYKFRGRNLIDGLLYIPVVIPEIVMGVSLLMLYVKTGIPRGMVGLVIAHVTFCVSFVIFNVRARLGGYDSSLEEASMDLGAGRLKTFFNVTLPMLMPGIAGGALLSFTLSIDDVVVSYFVYGVDATFPLQVMTSIKGGVRPDVNALSTLVLLGTILLVVLTQSDIVRKVRARHRERRRAATLAAYVAAGEVDAAEAARLVDPEDLVELEGIEGIEQIEEAAREAEAREEGDELEDDVTYTGESTGASRDDAGAAAGRDDREVL, from the coding sequence ATGTCCCTGAAGAATCGCACGCGCAGGCGTCTGTTTAGCGGCTTTGGGGGCGTGTACTGCGCCCTGGTGTTTGCCCTGCTGTACCTGCCCATCGCTGTCGTCGTCATCAACTCGTTCAACGGGACGACCGAAAAGCCGTACCTCACGTGGGAGGGCTTCTCGCTGCGCTGGTACGGGGCCCTGTTCGACAACGACGCCCTGCTACGCTCATTCGGCAACACGATGGTGCTGGCGCTCACGACGATGGTCGTGGCCACCGTCATCGGCACGATCGCGGCCGTGGGCCTGTACCGCTACAAGTTCCGCGGGCGCAACCTCATCGACGGGCTGCTGTACATCCCCGTCGTCATCCCCGAGATCGTCATGGGCGTGTCGCTGCTCATGCTCTACGTCAAGACGGGCATCCCGCGCGGCATGGTGGGCCTCGTCATCGCGCACGTGACGTTCTGCGTGTCGTTCGTCATCTTTAACGTGCGGGCGCGCCTCGGCGGCTACGACTCGTCGCTCGAGGAGGCGTCCATGGATTTGGGCGCCGGGCGCCTCAAGACGTTCTTCAACGTGACGCTGCCTATGCTGATGCCGGGCATCGCGGGCGGCGCGCTGCTGTCGTTCACGCTGTCCATCGACGACGTCGTCGTGAGCTACTTTGTGTACGGCGTCGACGCGACGTTCCCGCTCCAGGTCATGACCTCCATCAAGGGCGGTGTGCGTCCCGACGTCAACGCGTTGTCGACGCTCGTGCTGCTCGGCACTATCTTGCTTGTCGTGCTGACGCAGAGCGACATCGTGCGCAAGGTGCGGGCGCGCCACCGCGAGCGCAGGCGGGCGGCGACGCTGGCAGCCTACGTGGCCGCGGGCGAGGTGGATGCCGCCGAGGCAGCACGGCTCGTCGACCCCGAGGACCTCGTCGAGCTCGAGGGCATCGAGGGCATCGAGCAGATCGAGGAGGCCGCGCGCGAGGCCGAGGCTCGCGAGGAGGGCGACGAGCTCGAGGACGACGTGACGTATACGGGCGAGAGCACAGGGGCCTCGCGAGACGATGCCGGCGCGGCTGCCGGGCGCGACGATCGGGAGGTGCTGTGA
- a CDS encoding iron-sulfur cluster assembly scaffold protein: MEDNETQVAETSQVSADTYDREDAGRDVTIDPGVRRVIRTQDVYQAENEKGVAGYSQQVLDIVASFTNNGGFEGANAVGMAGRSKRGENSCQLWLSVNPQTEVIEKARFGAAGALGMIAAASLVASAIEGLTIDEALAVTPAQLEERLGGELPRKAKPAPIVAAECIRSAVGDYLIRQGADIAELDRRCPCVTTTLACILCEHCSLRESRVELYLAQFDAKGKSRTSQA; the protein is encoded by the coding sequence ATGGAAGACAACGAGACGCAGGTCGCGGAGACGTCTCAGGTGTCGGCGGACACGTACGACAGGGAAGACGCCGGGCGAGACGTGACGATCGATCCGGGCGTGCGGCGTGTCATTCGCACGCAGGACGTCTACCAGGCCGAAAACGAGAAGGGCGTCGCGGGCTATTCCCAGCAGGTGCTCGACATCGTGGCGAGCTTCACGAACAACGGTGGCTTCGAGGGGGCAAACGCCGTGGGCATGGCGGGTCGCTCGAAGCGCGGCGAGAACTCGTGCCAGCTGTGGCTGTCTGTCAACCCGCAGACGGAGGTCATTGAAAAGGCGCGCTTCGGAGCTGCCGGGGCGCTCGGCATGATCGCGGCGGCGTCGCTTGTGGCGAGCGCGATAGAGGGTTTGACGATCGACGAGGCGCTGGCTGTCACGCCGGCGCAGCTCGAAGAACGTCTCGGTGGTGAGCTGCCGCGCAAGGCAAAGCCGGCGCCCATAGTCGCGGCAGAGTGCATCCGCTCTGCGGTGGGCGACTATCTCATCAGGCAAGGCGCCGACATCGCTGAGCTCGACCGGCGCTGCCCCTGCGTCACGACGACGCTCGCGTGCATCCTGTGCGAGCACTGCTCGCTGCGCGAGAGCCGCGTCGAGCTGTATCTCGCGCAGTTCGACGCGAAGGGGAAGAGCCGGACGTCGCAGGCCTAA
- a CDS encoding ABC transporter permease, which yields MLTVGPLTLWLLFFMAIPLLYILVLSFCQVDDHYNVVFQFTLENYAALFDPQYLKIYGQSLLIAAISTAICLLLAYPFAYFIARTFKSRKMLLYMMIIIPFWTNSLIRIYGWRTILGAGGVLNSVLMSLGIVNEPVEFLYNQGATVFGMVYDLFPFMLLPLYAAIEKLDQSQIEASQDLGARGLTTLRKVVVPQTMSGVFSGCIMVFIPCLGYFFISDLLGGGNSDVIGNLIQRQFEAANNWPLGAALSVLLVIITLLLVKLYQKAGGDMKSLEV from the coding sequence ATGCTGACGGTGGGCCCGCTGACGCTGTGGCTGCTGTTCTTCATGGCGATCCCGCTGCTCTACATCCTCGTCCTGAGCTTCTGCCAGGTCGACGACCACTACAACGTTGTGTTCCAGTTCACGCTTGAGAACTACGCGGCCCTCTTTGACCCGCAGTATCTCAAGATCTACGGCCAGTCGCTGCTCATCGCGGCTATCTCTACGGCTATCTGCCTTCTTCTGGCCTATCCGTTCGCCTATTTCATCGCGCGGACGTTCAAGAGCCGCAAAATGCTGCTCTACATGATGATCATCATCCCGTTCTGGACGAACTCGCTCATCCGCATCTACGGCTGGCGCACGATCCTGGGTGCTGGCGGCGTGCTGAACTCTGTGCTCATGAGCTTAGGTATCGTCAACGAGCCCGTCGAGTTCCTCTACAATCAGGGCGCCACCGTGTTCGGCATGGTGTACGACCTGTTCCCGTTCATGCTCCTGCCCCTCTACGCGGCTATCGAGAAGCTCGACCAGTCGCAGATCGAGGCGTCGCAGGACCTGGGCGCGCGCGGCCTGACGACGCTGCGCAAGGTCGTCGTGCCCCAGACGATGAGTGGCGTGTTCTCGGGCTGCATCATGGTGTTCATCCCGTGCCTGGGATACTTCTTCATCTCCGACCTGCTCGGCGGCGGCAACTCCGACGTCATCGGCAACCTGATCCAGCGCCAGTTCGAGGCAGCGAATAACTGGCCGCTCGGTGCGGCGCTCTCGGTGCTGCTCGTCATCATCACGCTGCTGCTCGTGAAGCTCTACCAGAAGGCCGGCGGCGACATGAAGAGCCTGGAGGTGTAG
- a CDS encoding response regulator transcription factor, with translation MAEIEQGVLARKAETPSTDPASLRSIVAQLAPSCMGLASARVAYLTLSFGSYRRTDDGLMTDGALLIAILMLCIPLIVLQRPAVHVKKRQLWSITRASMITQAVLLLVYALLLEFDVPSTSLAYAVSIAAALAFAGSTFHWIRRACGANADVAAVFVLLALAISEALLYVLALLPEALSCVVASVLVLAQFPCISAARRRPLLADLRLGNLRDGFFGDAARMAITSRKFLATSAAGLILMGFAVGILRGYPFGDAIQFDGATRFGYAALTIALCLYLCMRTTGGASGSPMTVAAWVVMQLLGALALLMYAVLPNHLAVGAMFTNTLNALLIAYMWYGTIAFLSCGPNDAHYYCIGGWTAFLLPRAITRATSITIVTTQTGISITVAMVGLLLLVCAQVVFLQLYSLRSTPADQTAPNSLGAPLDHILGLSTTLTPSEVRDASIQRQIGEIRDRYQLSDREAEVLALYAQGETQNKIAETLGITINTAHAHIKHIYSKCDLHSRQEVLDFMRDYGRM, from the coding sequence TTGGCCGAGATCGAACAGGGTGTCCTCGCACGCAAGGCCGAGACGCCAAGCACCGACCCAGCCAGCCTGCGATCCATCGTCGCGCAGCTTGCCCCGTCGTGCATGGGTCTGGCGTCGGCGCGCGTAGCCTATCTCACGCTGTCGTTTGGTAGCTACCGCCGCACTGACGACGGCCTCATGACAGACGGCGCCCTCCTCATCGCCATCCTGATGCTCTGCATCCCGCTCATCGTCCTGCAGCGCCCCGCCGTTCACGTCAAGAAGCGTCAGCTGTGGTCCATAACCCGCGCAAGCATGATCACCCAGGCGGTCCTGCTGCTCGTCTACGCCTTGTTGCTCGAATTCGACGTCCCCAGCACCTCGTTGGCCTACGCCGTCAGCATCGCCGCCGCCCTGGCGTTCGCGGGCTCCACATTCCACTGGATCCGCCGTGCCTGCGGGGCAAACGCCGACGTCGCCGCCGTGTTCGTGCTTCTCGCCCTTGCCATCAGCGAGGCGCTCCTCTACGTGCTCGCCCTGCTCCCCGAGGCGCTGAGCTGCGTGGTGGCTTCCGTGCTCGTGCTGGCGCAGTTCCCCTGCATCAGCGCCGCCCGCCGTCGGCCCCTGCTCGCCGACCTGCGCCTCGGCAACCTCAGGGATGGCTTCTTTGGCGATGCGGCCCGCATGGCCATCACGAGCCGCAAGTTCCTGGCAACGAGTGCCGCCGGCCTCATCCTCATGGGATTCGCCGTGGGTATCCTGCGCGGCTACCCGTTCGGTGACGCCATACAGTTCGACGGCGCGACGCGTTTCGGCTACGCCGCGCTCACGATCGCGCTCTGCCTCTATCTGTGCATGCGGACGACGGGCGGGGCCTCGGGATCTCCCATGACGGTGGCGGCCTGGGTCGTCATGCAGCTGCTCGGCGCCCTCGCCCTGCTGATGTACGCCGTCCTGCCCAACCACCTCGCGGTGGGAGCCATGTTCACCAACACGTTGAACGCGCTGCTCATCGCCTACATGTGGTACGGGACGATCGCGTTTCTCAGCTGCGGCCCCAACGACGCGCACTACTACTGCATCGGCGGCTGGACGGCATTTCTGCTGCCGCGCGCTATCACGCGCGCGACGTCCATCACGATCGTGACGACGCAGACGGGCATCAGCATCACGGTTGCCATGGTGGGCCTGCTGCTGCTCGTCTGCGCACAGGTCGTGTTCCTGCAGCTCTATAGCCTGCGCAGTACCCCCGCCGATCAGACGGCCCCCAACTCGCTCGGCGCCCCGCTCGACCACATCCTCGGCCTGTCGACGACGCTCACACCTTCCGAGGTGCGCGACGCGTCCATCCAGCGGCAGATCGGCGAGATCCGCGACCGCTACCAGCTCTCCGACCGCGAGGCGGAGGTGCTCGCTCTCTATGCGCAGGGCGAGACGCAGAACAAGATCGCCGAGACGCTCGGCATTACGATCAACACGGCCCACGCCCACATCAAGCACATCTACAGCAAGTGCGACCTGCACTCCCGCCAGGAGGTTCTCGACTTCATGCGCGACTACGGGCGCATGTAG
- a CDS encoding ABC transporter ATP-binding protein — MAPRGTSVSSQASTTPASQPIVQLKNVNKFYDDETHVVKDLTLDVMEGEFLTILGPSGSGKTTTLRMIAGFEEPTSGQVLISGRDVSDRAPYERDVNTVFQNYALFPHMDVWDNVAYGLRQKKTPKGEIEQRVDEMLNLVQMSAFDERLPNQLSGGQRQRVAVARALVNRPKVLLLDEPLGALDLKLRKQMQLELKRLQRQLNITFICVTHDQEEALTMSDRIAIMHDGVLEQLGTPREIYEEPASRFAASFIGETNLIDATVCATHDSGVEVELACGGRALVAPLGHGSDAREGEQVCVSVRPERLRLSREPVAGFSVRGVVREPVYVGSAIKLIVALEDGSEVRVQRLAGDEATLPEVGAVYLSWKPEDARILRAVG; from the coding sequence ATGGCACCACGGGGTACGTCTGTCTCTTCGCAGGCCTCGACCACGCCTGCTTCTCAACCCATCGTTCAGCTCAAGAACGTCAACAAGTTTTATGACGACGAAACGCATGTCGTGAAAGACCTGACGCTCGACGTCATGGAGGGCGAGTTCCTCACGATTCTGGGCCCGTCCGGCTCGGGCAAGACGACGACGCTGCGCATGATCGCCGGCTTCGAAGAGCCCACGAGCGGTCAGGTGCTCATCTCCGGGCGCGACGTCTCGGACCGCGCGCCTTACGAGCGCGACGTCAACACCGTCTTTCAGAACTATGCGCTGTTCCCGCACATGGACGTGTGGGACAACGTTGCCTATGGCCTGCGCCAGAAGAAGACCCCCAAAGGCGAGATAGAGCAGCGCGTCGACGAGATGCTCAACCTCGTGCAGATGTCGGCGTTCGACGAGCGCCTTCCCAACCAGCTCTCCGGCGGCCAGCGCCAGCGCGTCGCTGTCGCGCGCGCCCTCGTGAACCGCCCGAAGGTGCTGCTGCTCGACGAACCGCTCGGCGCGCTCGACCTCAAGCTGCGCAAGCAGATGCAGCTCGAGCTCAAGCGTCTGCAGCGCCAGCTCAACATCACGTTTATCTGCGTCACGCATGATCAGGAAGAGGCGCTCACGATGAGCGACCGCATCGCCATCATGCATGACGGCGTGCTTGAGCAGCTCGGCACGCCGCGCGAGATCTACGAAGAGCCGGCCAGCCGCTTCGCTGCGTCGTTCATCGGCGAGACGAACCTTATCGACGCGACGGTGTGTGCGACGCACGACTCTGGCGTCGAAGTGGAGCTCGCCTGTGGGGGGCGCGCCCTCGTCGCGCCTCTCGGCCACGGGAGCGACGCCCGCGAAGGCGAGCAGGTCTGCGTCTCGGTGCGTCCTGAGCGCCTGCGCCTGTCGCGTGAGCCCGTCGCGGGTTTCTCGGTGAGGGGCGTCGTGCGCGAGCCCGTCTACGTCGGCAGCGCCATCAAGCTCATCGTCGCGCTCGAGGATGGCAGCGAGGTGCGCGTCCAACGCCTGGCTGGCGACGAGGCGACGCTGCCCGAGGTCGGGGCCGTGTACCTGTCCTGGAAACCCGAGGACGCCCGCATCCTGCGCGCTGTCGGTTAG